From the genome of Fusobacterium varium, one region includes:
- the thrC gene encoding Threonine synthase, giving the protein MNSKFESTREKDITCSASQAVIRGIASDGGLFVRRDMENLKINISELKGKKYTEIAEIILSKVLDDYPEKNIKYCVENAYDKKFNSDDITPLVKVGNDYILELFHGPTSAFKDMALSILPYLSTEALKLNKIKEKILILTATSGDTGKAALEGFKNIEGIKILVFFPNDGVSKVQEKQMITQEGNNTYVYAINGNFDDAQSEVKKIFTDEEIKEKLKKKNYSLSSANSINIGRLVPQIVYYFYSYMKLVERNEIVLGEKVNFTVPTGNFGDILAGYYAELMGLPVNKLICASNENNVLYDFIKTGTYDRNRSFYKTLSPSMDILISSNLERLIYHLSKNDNKYVKHLMAELKSNGKYTVSQEIKNYIDNLFYAGYTTDLQTSETIKNVYNEYNYLLDTHTAVAYNVMKEFKEKDSRHKNIVLATASPYKFSKAVYESLFGENNSDEFKIMELLNEKTKVPIPENLRNLKNKKDIHTSVINKKDMKNCFEVIL; this is encoded by the coding sequence ATGAACAGCAAATTTGAAAGTACAAGAGAAAAAGATATAACATGCTCAGCTTCACAAGCTGTAATAAGAGGAATTGCCAGTGATGGAGGACTTTTTGTAAGAAGAGATATGGAAAATTTAAAGATAAATATTTCTGAATTAAAAGGTAAAAAATATACTGAGATAGCTGAAATAATTCTTTCTAAAGTATTAGATGACTATCCAGAAAAAAATATAAAATATTGTGTAGAGAATGCTTATGACAAAAAATTTAACTCAGATGACATAACTCCCTTAGTTAAAGTTGGAAACGACTATATATTAGAATTATTTCATGGACCTACTTCTGCTTTTAAAGATATGGCTCTCTCTATACTTCCATATCTTTCTACTGAAGCATTAAAATTAAACAAAATAAAAGAAAAAATTCTCATATTAACTGCAACTTCTGGAGATACTGGAAAGGCAGCTTTGGAAGGTTTTAAAAATATTGAAGGAATAAAAATACTGGTATTTTTTCCAAATGATGGAGTCAGCAAAGTACAGGAAAAACAAATGATAACACAAGAGGGAAATAATACATATGTTTATGCTATAAATGGCAATTTTGATGATGCACAAAGTGAAGTTAAGAAAATATTTACAGATGAGGAAATTAAAGAAAAACTAAAAAAGAAAAATTATTCTCTTTCTTCTGCTAACTCTATAAATATAGGAAGATTAGTACCTCAGATAGTTTATTACTTCTATTCATATATGAAATTGGTTGAAAGAAATGAAATTGTTTTAGGAGAAAAGGTTAATTTCACTGTTCCTACTGGAAATTTTGGTGATATTCTTGCTGGATATTATGCAGAACTCATGGGACTTCCTGTAAATAAATTAATATGTGCATCTAATGAAAATAATGTTTTGTATGACTTTATAAAAACTGGAACATATGATAGAAATCGTTCATTCTATAAAACACTATCTCCATCTATGGATATATTAATATCCAGCAATTTAGAAAGACTTATCTATCATTTAAGCAAAAATGATAACAAATATGTAAAACATCTTATGGCTGAATTAAAATCTAATGGGAAATATACTGTATCCCAAGAAATAAAAAATTATATAGATAATCTGTTTTATGCAGGATATACTACTGACTTGCAAACAAGTGAAACAATAAAAAATGTCTATAATGAATACAATTATCTTTTAGATACACATACTGCAGTAGCATACAATGTTATGAAAGAATTTAAAGAGAAAGATTCTAGACATAAAAATATAGTTTTAGCCACAGCCAGTCCATATAAATTCAGCAAAGCTGTTTATGAATCTCTCTTTGGAGAAAATAATTCTGATGAATTTAAGATTATGGAACTACTAAATGAAAAAACAAAAGTTCCTATTCCTGAAAATCTTAGAAATTTAAAAAATAAAAAAGATATACATACTTCAGTTATAAATAAGAAAGATATGAAAAACTGTTTTGAGGTGATATTATGA
- the thrB_3 gene encoding Homoserine kinase, translating to MITVKVPATTANIGPGFDTLGLAFKLYSYFTFKRIEYGLRIVGCEEKYQNDSNLVYTSFKKTLEILNYPVPGIEISIKSDIPISRGLGSSAACIVGGVMGANIIAGSPLSKDEIFKICNDIEGHPDNIAPALFGGLTASLVEDGIPYTVQYNISENLYFCALVPDFRLSTAEARKVLPSEISYKDAIYNISRTAVLLKALENGDELLIKKSLSDRLHEKYRNVLINEYEEVKEICEKNGNTALFISGSGPTLMNIAKTKDFQWKIEYEIKNLKNSWIIRTLDIDMKGAVVL from the coding sequence ATGATTACTGTAAAAGTTCCTGCAACTACAGCAAATATAGGCCCTGGTTTTGATACTTTGGGACTTGCTTTTAAGCTCTATTCATATTTTACTTTTAAAAGAATTGAATATGGTTTAAGAATTGTTGGTTGTGAAGAGAAATATCAAAACGATTCTAATTTAGTATATACATCATTTAAGAAAACTCTGGAAATTTTAAATTATCCTGTTCCAGGTATAGAAATTAGCATAAAAAGTGATATCCCTATATCTAGAGGATTAGGAAGCAGTGCTGCTTGCATTGTTGGAGGGGTAATGGGAGCAAATATTATTGCTGGAAGTCCATTATCTAAAGATGAAATATTTAAAATATGCAATGATATTGAAGGTCACCCTGACAATATAGCTCCTGCTCTTTTTGGAGGTCTTACAGCTTCTTTAGTGGAAGATGGTATTCCATATACTGTTCAGTATAATATTAGTGAAAATCTTTATTTCTGTGCACTAGTGCCAGATTTTAGATTATCTACAGCTGAAGCAAGAAAAGTTCTTCCCTCTGAAATATCTTATAAAGACGCAATATATAATATATCAAGAACTGCTGTTTTATTAAAAGCTCTTGAAAATGGTGATGAACTTCTTATAAAAAAATCACTTTCTGATAGACTCCATGAAAAATACAGAAATGTTCTTATCAATGAATATGAAGAGGTAAAGGAAATTTGTGAAAAAAATGGTAATACTGCTCTTTTTATTAGTGGCTCAGGTCCAACACTAATGAATATTGCAAAAACTAAAGATTTTCAGTGGAAGATAGAATATGAGATAAAAAATCTAAAAAACAGCTGGATTATTAGAACTTTAGATATAGATATGAAAGGAGCAGTTGTTTTATAG
- a CDS encoding ACT domain-containing protein, whose amino-acid sequence MKEKYLIVNKKILPDYFEKVVEARNLLTEGKVKGISDAAKIVGISRSTYYKYKDYVFLPSDNSIGRKALVSMMLEHKKGVLSEVLNYLSSVNGNIITINQNIPINDVASVVISLDISDITIPIEDIISGIEQINYVNSTKLLSLE is encoded by the coding sequence ATGAAAGAAAAATATCTTATTGTCAATAAAAAAATACTTCCAGATTACTTTGAAAAAGTGGTTGAAGCTAGAAATCTTTTAACTGAAGGTAAGGTAAAAGGGATAAGTGATGCTGCAAAAATTGTTGGAATCAGTAGAAGTACTTACTATAAATATAAAGATTATGTATTTCTTCCATCTGACAACAGTATAGGAAGAAAAGCTCTTGTGTCCATGATGCTTGAACACAAAAAAGGTGTGTTATCTGAAGTCCTTAATTATCTCTCTTCTGTAAATGGAAATATAATTACAATAAATCAAAATATTCCCATAAATGATGTTGCATCAGTAGTAATATCTTTGGATATCTCAGATATAACTATTCCTATTGAAGATATAATATCAGGAATAGAACAAATAAATTATGTAAATTCAACAAAGCTTCTCTCGTTGGAATAA